Proteins from a single region of Roseofilum capinflatum BLCC-M114:
- a CDS encoding nucleotidyl transferase AbiEii/AbiGii toxin family protein: MVLSADALSFQEFMNRESFPLATLHGAVFEFLRDRQDGVVFGAQAVNAYVGEPRMTQDIDVLSPQAAALAEELRGYLSERFYIAVRVRQVKEGQGYRLYQVQKTGNRHLVDIRQVEVLPAHRCIEQVLVMAPVELVVSKVISYHQRRGKPKAGTDWRDLALLLLTFPELKVESGEVLAGLMAAGVDESVVSLWREIVNMEIEAEDEDDEF, encoded by the coding sequence ATGGTACTTAGTGCAGATGCCTTGAGCTTTCAAGAATTTATGAATCGCGAATCTTTTCCATTAGCAACATTACATGGTGCGGTATTTGAGTTTTTACGCGATCGCCAAGATGGGGTTGTTTTTGGAGCGCAGGCTGTGAATGCTTATGTTGGCGAGCCTCGTATGACTCAGGATATTGATGTACTGTCTCCACAAGCAGCAGCTCTGGCAGAGGAGTTACGAGGATACTTAAGCGAACGCTTTTACATTGCCGTGCGAGTGCGACAGGTGAAGGAAGGACAAGGTTATCGCTTATACCAAGTGCAGAAGACTGGAAATCGTCATCTGGTTGATATTCGGCAGGTGGAGGTTTTACCCGCTCATCGTTGTATTGAGCAGGTATTGGTAATGGCTCCTGTAGAGTTGGTAGTGAGTAAGGTAATTTCTTACCATCAGCGACGGGGGAAACCAAAAGCGGGGACAGACTGGCGAGATTTAGCATTGTTATTGCTGACTTTTCCAGAGTTGAAAGTGGAGTCAGGGGAAGTTTTGGCGGGTTTAATGGCAGCAGGTGTGGATGAGTCGGTGGTGTCATTATGGCGAGAGATTGTGAATATGGAGATTGAGGCAGAAGATGAAGATGATGAGTTTTAG
- a CDS encoding Uma2 family endonuclease: MSLMTIKDLEQVQANLQASGRDYRVELEDGKIIVMGPSDIVSSEIGSIFISLLITWVYPRSLGRVFDSSGGFILPNSDLKAPDVSFVRAARLKTTPRYFGDLVPDLVVEIKSQSDRIQPLEDKLKLFLSLGSTVGLLIDPDLQTVTVYRSNAQPIILQDQQELTIPELLPGWSIQINQIWPPVFTDE; the protein is encoded by the coding sequence ATGTCATTGATGACCATAAAAGACTTAGAACAAGTCCAGGCCAATCTCCAAGCATCGGGTCGAGATTACCGGGTAGAACTGGAAGATGGGAAAATCATTGTTATGGGGCCTTCAGATATTGTCTCTAGTGAAATTGGATCGATCTTTATTAGCCTGCTGATTACTTGGGTTTATCCTCGGAGTTTAGGACGAGTCTTTGATTCCTCCGGTGGCTTTATCTTACCCAATAGCGACTTGAAAGCACCCGATGTTTCCTTTGTCCGTGCAGCACGACTCAAAACCACCCCTCGTTATTTCGGCGATCTGGTTCCCGATCTAGTCGTCGAAATCAAATCTCAGAGCGATCGCATCCAACCCCTAGAAGACAAGCTCAAATTATTCCTCAGTCTGGGAAGTACAGTCGGTCTCCTCATCGATCCCGATCTACAAACCGTAACGGTTTATCGCTCGAATGCTCAACCCATTATTTTACAAGACCAACAAGAGTTAACTATTCCCGAACTCTTACCCGGTTGGTCAATCCAAATTAACCAAATTTGGCCCCCTGTTTTTACTGATGAATAG
- a CDS encoding ribbon-helix-helix domain-containing protein, with the protein MNITLKSEQAELIQQQINSGKYQTPEEVIAEALQLLDRRDREYENWVEETRQKVDIAIEELRQGEGIDGQVVIAQLKDKLKQARQS; encoded by the coding sequence ATGAATATTACCTTAAAGAGCGAACAAGCTGAGTTAATCCAACAACAGATTAATAGTGGAAAATACCAGACTCCAGAAGAGGTCATTGCTGAAGCTTTACAATTACTAGATCGACGAGATCGAGAGTACGAGAATTGGGTAGAAGAAACCCGACAGAAAGTAGATATAGCCATTGAAGAACTCAGGCAAGGTGAAGGTATTGATGGTCAAGTTGTTATTGCTCAACTGAAAGATAAACTGAAGCAAGCCCGTCAAAGTTAA
- the phnD gene encoding phosphate/phosphite/phosphonate ABC transporter substrate-binding protein: protein MMNSTQRMGINPVSVLLLSGALLLSLAGCGPSQGPPDQKEQITKGECDRPDAMDERYCDRNQDLVADPPDNPDEWVNPDPLVFAYLPIPNATQYESVWTEFMAHLSETTGKPVQFLALESKADQIKALKEGQLHIAGFSTSTVPIAVNQAGFVPFAMMASSDGTFGYEMEIITHISSPLETLENLSGRQLAFTDTNSYSGYILPRALLEAGYDLKPDQDYTALFSGSQEQSILGIQNQTYEAAAIANDVLQLMCNRQEADCSQFRSLYQSQTFPNAAYGYAHNLHPELVKAIEKAFLTFNWSGTGLEREFAGTGEDKFIPIDYQIDWSQIRTIQEAQGIDYQLPQD from the coding sequence ATGATGAACTCAACTCAAAGAATGGGGATTAATCCAGTATCCGTGCTGCTTCTCAGTGGCGCACTCCTGCTGAGTTTGGCAGGATGTGGCCCTTCTCAAGGGCCACCCGATCAGAAGGAACAGATAACTAAGGGGGAATGCGATCGCCCGGATGCGATGGATGAGCGATATTGCGATCGCAATCAAGATCTCGTTGCCGATCCCCCAGACAACCCCGATGAATGGGTCAATCCAGACCCCCTAGTATTTGCCTATCTACCCATTCCCAACGCAACCCAATATGAATCCGTTTGGACTGAATTTATGGCCCATCTCTCCGAAACTACAGGTAAACCGGTTCAATTCCTAGCCCTAGAGTCCAAAGCTGACCAAATTAAAGCCTTAAAAGAGGGTCAACTCCACATTGCAGGATTCAGCACCAGCACCGTTCCCATTGCCGTAAACCAAGCCGGTTTTGTCCCCTTTGCCATGATGGCCTCCTCGGATGGCACATTTGGCTATGAAATGGAAATCATAACCCATATTTCCAGCCCCCTGGAAACCCTAGAAAACCTATCCGGTCGTCAATTAGCCTTTACGGATACGAACTCCTATTCGGGATACATTTTACCCCGCGCTCTCCTAGAAGCGGGCTACGATCTCAAACCCGATCAAGACTATACCGCCCTATTTTCGGGGTCTCAAGAACAGTCTATCCTGGGTATCCAAAACCAAACCTATGAAGCCGCAGCGATCGCCAATGATGTCCTGCAACTAATGTGTAATCGCCAGGAAGCCGACTGTAGTCAATTCCGCTCCCTCTACCAATCTCAAACCTTTCCCAATGCGGCCTATGGTTATGCCCATAATTTACATCCAGAACTGGTGAAGGCGATCGAAAAGGCTTTTTTAACCTTCAACTGGTCAGGAACTGGCTTAGAGCGTGAATTTGCTGGGACAGGAGAGGATAAATTCATCCCCATCGACTACCAAATCGACTGGAGCCAGATCCGGACAATTCAGGAGGCACAAGGCATCGATTACCAATTGCCTCAAGATTAA
- a CDS encoding DUF5615 family PIN-like protein, with the protein MTIALYMDEHVRRAITNGLKLRGIDVLTVQEDGRTGTPDSILLYRSTELNRVIFTQDDDFLVIANSRQQEGGKFSGVIYGHQQYLTVGECVRDLEIIAKASEPEDLVNQVQYLPL; encoded by the coding sequence ATGACCATTGCCCTCTACATGGATGAGCATGTTCGTCGAGCAATTACCAATGGTTTAAAATTGCGTGGAATAGATGTTCTGACAGTACAAGAAGATGGTCGAACTGGTACTCCTGACTCAATTTTACTCTATCGCTCCACTGAACTTAATCGTGTGATTTTTACCCAAGATGATGATTTTTTAGTAATAGCTAACTCTCGGCAGCAAGAGGGAGGAAAATTTAGCGGAGTGATTTACGGACATCAACAGTATCTAACGGTTGGTGAATGTGTGCGGGATTTAGAAATCATTGCTAAAGCAAGCGAACCAGAAGATTTAGTTAACCAAGTTCAATATCTACCGTTGTAA
- a CDS encoding DUF433 domain-containing protein, which yields MNLTSTQYKYIELNESNVPYIAGTTMKVIELIAGHLAFGWSPEEIKFQHPYLSMSQIYSALAYYWDNKEQLDADIQERFERVEKLRQEAGESALVKKLRNQGLIK from the coding sequence ATGAACTTAACTTCTACTCAATACAAATACATAGAATTGAATGAAAGTAACGTTCCCTATATTGCGGGAACAACGATGAAAGTTATTGAATTAATTGCCGGTCATCTTGCTTTTGGCTGGAGTCCTGAAGAAATTAAATTTCAACATCCCTATTTAAGCATGAGCCAAATTTATTCAGCATTAGCTTACTATTGGGATAACAAAGAACAACTAGATGCTGATATTCAGGAACGATTTGAGAGGGTTGAAAAGTTGCGCCAAGAAGCTGGTGAATCTGCTTTGGTTAAAAAACTCCGCAATCAAGGTCTAATTAAATGA
- a CDS encoding Calx-beta domain-containing protein has protein sequence MAINPVGSEFRVNTTTASVQHLPAIAVDSDGDFVVTWTSYFQAGDPQSGVYAQRYNNAGVAQGGEFRVNTFTDSFQYESTIGIDSDGDFAIAWTSGGQDGSSYGIYAQRYNSAGSAQGGEFKVNATTNDSQTAPSLGMSPNGSFAIAWTSNNQDGSESGVYAQRYNSNGTPAGGEFKVNATTNGSQSFPAVAMNANGNFIIAWQSNGQDGSGAGIYAQRYDSNGSPVGGEFRVNTFTADDQRSPSVAINDDGQFVITWESASQDGSEAGVYAQRYDSNGAAVGSEFQVNTFTTGNQRSPEVTMDNNGGFFITWESAGQDGSGDGVYARQYNSQGQPQGAEFKVNTETANDQDNPAIAISDNGQLAIAWQSQGQDGDGTGIYAQRYVSNTLIEFSEATYQVNEDGSLVNGEITLNRTGNLDVTSQVRVNITGGTATGGANGDYENSNFPLTVTFNPNETTKTVPVTILQDQETESTETVNFNLDNLSNAELGQQSTTVLEILDDDIPGLKLEPQTGLTTTEAGGTANFNVSLNTQPTANVTVNLTSNDTTEGTVSPATLTFTSQNWNVTQAVTLTGVDDQIADGNVEYTITASASSSDNNYNTLDPGQVTVTNTDNDIVGITVNPTSGLTTTEAGDTDQFSVVLNTQPTADVTIPVSSSDTTEGTVTPQNLVFTPNNWDTAQTVTVTGVPDNIEDGDISYQVLLAAATSTDTTYNGIDPSDVSVVNAEVGRVILQESGGNTAIAEGGNTDTYTLRLSRPPSGNVIVSVAADNQSTAVPSTVVFTPNSWNVAQTVTVTAVDDNVAEGTHSSTIGHTVNAPSDPGYNNSPVPTVTATITDNDGSPPTPTPTPTPTPTPTPNSSVSFVESGGSTNLAEGGATDDYTVVLTREPSANVIVSVVPDGQALITPSSFTFTPTNWNTPQTATVRAVDDTVAEGNHSSVIRHTSTSTDASFNNITLASVTAAIADNDTTPTPTPTPTPTPTPTPTPTPTPSDPVAPPSNPTPPTPSPSPTPAPGDSGNNNIFGTAGNDVINAGPGNDQVSGLQGNDVISGGSGNDGINGNEGNDAINGNAGNDLLYGGQGNDVVRGGQNEDTLYGNQGADQLFGDLGNDLLYGGQQNDTLNGGDGNDTLSGDFGADILFGGSGADIFVLRTSTAVNQIEQADFIADFQVGVDRIGLTGGLTSQNLLLQNVAGNTVIRVNPSGQILGIVANTPPTAFSVNSFVPVNIGVV, from the coding sequence ATGGCTATCAATCCGGTTGGTTCAGAATTTAGAGTTAATACGACAACAGCAAGTGTTCAACATCTTCCGGCGATCGCCGTAGACAGCGACGGTGATTTTGTCGTTACCTGGACAAGCTACTTCCAAGCAGGAGATCCTCAATCTGGCGTATATGCACAACGCTATAACAATGCAGGGGTTGCTCAGGGTGGAGAATTCAGAGTTAATACCTTTACTGATAGTTTCCAATATGAGTCAACCATTGGCATTGACTCCGATGGGGATTTTGCGATCGCCTGGACGAGCGGTGGACAAGATGGCAGCAGCTACGGCATTTATGCCCAACGCTACAATAGTGCAGGCTCTGCTCAAGGGGGCGAATTTAAGGTTAATGCCACCACTAATGATAGCCAGACTGCTCCTAGTCTGGGCATGAGTCCCAATGGTAGCTTTGCGATCGCTTGGACAAGTAATAACCAAGATGGGAGCGAGAGCGGAGTTTACGCCCAACGATACAATAGCAACGGGACACCAGCCGGTGGAGAATTCAAAGTCAATGCTACCACCAATGGATCTCAATCCTTCCCCGCAGTAGCCATGAATGCCAACGGCAATTTTATTATTGCTTGGCAGAGCAACGGACAAGATGGCAGTGGTGCTGGAATTTATGCCCAACGCTATGACAGCAATGGCAGCCCAGTAGGAGGGGAATTTAGGGTAAATACTTTTACGGCTGACGATCAGCGCAGTCCCTCGGTGGCGATCAATGATGATGGGCAGTTTGTCATTACCTGGGAGAGCGCCAGTCAAGATGGGAGCGAGGCAGGGGTTTATGCCCAACGCTACGATAGTAATGGGGCGGCTGTAGGGAGTGAGTTTCAGGTTAATACCTTTACTACGGGAAACCAGCGATCGCCGGAAGTCACCATGGATAATAATGGGGGCTTTTTTATCACTTGGGAAAGCGCTGGCCAAGATGGCAGTGGAGACGGAGTTTACGCTCGGCAGTATAATTCCCAAGGACAACCGCAAGGTGCAGAATTTAAGGTCAATACTGAGACAGCAAACGATCAGGATAATCCGGCGATCGCCATTTCTGATAATGGGCAATTGGCGATCGCCTGGCAAAGCCAAGGGCAAGATGGTGATGGTACTGGAATCTACGCCCAACGGTATGTCTCCAATACCTTGATTGAATTCTCAGAAGCCACCTATCAAGTCAACGAAGATGGCTCTCTCGTCAATGGTGAAATCACCCTCAACCGCACGGGTAATTTAGATGTCACCTCCCAAGTACGAGTCAATATTACCGGGGGAACGGCTACCGGAGGAGCCAATGGGGATTATGAAAACAGCAACTTCCCCCTCACCGTCACCTTTAATCCCAATGAAACCACTAAAACCGTTCCGGTTACCATTCTCCAAGATCAAGAAACTGAATCCACAGAAACGGTTAATTTCAACCTGGATAACCTCAGTAATGCGGAACTCGGTCAGCAGAGTACCACGGTTCTAGAAATCTTGGATGATGATATTCCGGGTTTGAAACTGGAGCCTCAGACGGGATTAACCACCACAGAAGCCGGGGGAACAGCGAATTTTAATGTCTCCCTCAATACCCAGCCCACTGCTAATGTAACCGTAAATCTTACCAGTAATGACACCACTGAAGGGACGGTCTCTCCAGCCACATTAACCTTTACGTCCCAAAACTGGAATGTCACTCAAGCTGTTACCCTGACTGGGGTTGATGATCAAATTGCTGATGGAAATGTTGAGTATACCATTACCGCCAGCGCCAGCAGTAGTGATAATAATTATAATACCCTTGACCCCGGCCAAGTTACTGTCACGAACACTGATAATGATATTGTTGGCATTACAGTGAATCCCACATCGGGACTGACGACAACGGAAGCGGGAGATACTGACCAATTTTCAGTGGTGCTGAATACCCAGCCAACGGCAGATGTGACCATTCCAGTCAGCAGTAGTGATACCACAGAAGGAACAGTTACCCCTCAAAATCTGGTATTTACACCTAACAATTGGGATACGGCGCAAACCGTTACTGTTACCGGAGTTCCTGATAATATTGAGGATGGCGATATTTCTTATCAGGTACTGCTGGCGGCGGCGACCAGTACAGATACGACCTATAACGGCATCGATCCCAGTGATGTCTCCGTCGTCAACGCGGAAGTCGGACGGGTGATTTTACAGGAGTCTGGGGGGAATACGGCGATCGCCGAAGGGGGGAATACTGATACCTATACTCTACGCCTAAGTCGTCCACCAAGCGGTAATGTGATTGTTTCCGTCGCCGCAGATAATCAATCTACAGCCGTACCCTCAACAGTTGTTTTCACGCCGAACAGTTGGAATGTTGCCCAAACCGTTACTGTCACAGCAGTGGATGATAATGTAGCAGAGGGAACCCACAGTAGCACCATTGGGCATACGGTCAATGCTCCGAGCGATCCCGGTTACAACAACTCCCCTGTGCCAACGGTAACCGCTACCATCACGGATAATGATGGCTCTCCTCCAACGCCAACTCCGACTCCAACCCCGACTCCGACTCCAACACCGAATAGTTCAGTTAGCTTTGTGGAATCTGGGGGTAGCACGAATTTAGCTGAAGGAGGAGCAACGGACGATTATACGGTGGTGTTAACTCGTGAACCTTCTGCCAATGTGATCGTTTCTGTGGTTCCTGATGGCCAGGCCCTGATCACCCCATCGAGCTTTACCTTTACTCCCACCAACTGGAATACGCCACAAACGGCAACGGTACGAGCGGTGGATGATACAGTAGCAGAAGGCAACCATAGTAGTGTGATTCGCCATACCAGCACTAGCACGGATGCAAGTTTTAATAATATTACTCTGGCGAGTGTGACTGCGGCGATCGCCGATAACGATACCACACCCACGCCAACTCCCACACCGACTCCCACGCCAACCCCAACCCCCACCCCAACTCCCACGCCTTCTGATCCGGTTGCGCCTCCTTCTAATCCTACTCCTCCCACCCCAAGTCCTAGTCCTACACCTGCTCCTGGTGATTCAGGAAATAACAACATCTTTGGTACAGCAGGCAATGATGTAATTAATGCCGGGCCTGGAAATGACCAAGTTTCCGGTTTACAAGGCAATGATGTAATTTCTGGTGGCTCAGGAAATGATGGCATTAATGGTAATGAAGGCAATGATGCTATTAATGGTAATGCGGGTAATGACCTGCTGTATGGCGGTCAAGGCAATGATGTCGTCCGAGGCGGCCAGAATGAGGATACCCTTTATGGTAACCAGGGAGCCGATCAACTCTTTGGTGATTTAGGTAACGATCTACTCTATGGCGGCCAGCAGAATGACACCTTGAATGGCGGTGACGGCAATGATACCCTAAGTGGCGATTTTGGCGCAGATATCCTTTTTGGCGGCTCCGGAGCAGATATCTTTGTTTTGCGTACCAGCACAGCAGTCAATCAAATTGAACAAGCTGATTTTATCGCCGATTTCCAAGTCGGAGTCGATCGCATTGGCTTAACAGGTGGCTTAACGTCCCAGAATTTATTGCTGCAAAATGTGGCCGGAAATACGGTCATTCGCGTCAATCCATCGGGTCAAATTTTGGGTATTGTCGCCAATACCCCACCAACTGCTTTTTCTGTTAATAGCTTTGTCCCAGTTAATATCGGCGTAGTCTAA
- a CDS encoding TIGR03032 family protein: MTLDPQLASPPNTAIACDADPGFIEWLAQANHSLILSTYQAGSVAIMGWNGQQVNLLLRQFDKPMGLAVSGDRLAIATRHQVILCANSPTLATHYLEHQPGRYDSLYLPRVSYWTGDLNIHDLSFGQEDIWIVNTRFSCLATLSPDFSFVPRWQPPFITELAPEDRCHLNGLAMVNGKPKYVTALGKTNTVGGWRSNKATGGIILDVESNEIILDGLSMPHSPRWYQGYLWMLNSGTGELWRIDPKTCTYDVVCALPGFGRGLAFVGNTALVALSQIRETAIFGGLPLQTRFPHLICGVALINVETGEAIGRLTFSSGTQELYDIQVLAGVNRPTLLNLEKPATRQAFTAPDFAYWLRPSSEIRDSSDPG, from the coding sequence ATGACTCTTGACCCCCAACTGGCTTCTCCCCCGAATACGGCGATCGCCTGTGATGCCGATCCTGGCTTTATCGAATGGCTTGCTCAGGCTAATCATAGTCTGATTTTAAGCACCTATCAAGCCGGGAGTGTGGCGATCATGGGATGGAATGGACAGCAGGTTAATTTACTCTTGCGTCAGTTTGATAAACCCATGGGTTTGGCTGTATCCGGCGATCGTCTGGCGATCGCCACCCGTCATCAAGTGATCCTCTGTGCTAACTCCCCCACCCTAGCCACACACTACCTAGAGCATCAACCGGGGCGTTATGATAGCCTCTATTTACCTCGCGTTAGCTACTGGACAGGAGATCTGAATATCCATGACCTCAGTTTTGGCCAAGAGGACATTTGGATCGTCAATACTCGCTTCTCCTGTTTAGCCACCCTCAGCCCTGATTTTAGCTTTGTTCCTCGATGGCAACCCCCGTTTATCACTGAACTTGCGCCGGAAGATCGCTGCCACTTGAATGGCCTAGCTATGGTTAACGGAAAACCCAAGTATGTCACTGCTCTGGGTAAAACGAATACTGTTGGGGGATGGCGATCGAATAAAGCCACAGGCGGCATTATTCTGGACGTAGAGAGCAACGAAATCATTCTAGACGGTCTGTCTATGCCCCATTCTCCGCGATGGTATCAGGGGTATTTATGGATGCTCAACTCTGGTACGGGGGAACTGTGGCGCATCGATCCTAAAACCTGCACTTACGATGTGGTTTGTGCTTTACCTGGCTTTGGTCGCGGTCTAGCCTTTGTGGGAAATACGGCATTGGTTGCCCTATCCCAAATTCGCGAAACGGCTATTTTTGGGGGACTGCCCCTGCAAACGCGATTTCCTCATCTCATCTGTGGTGTAGCGCTTATTAATGTGGAAACTGGAGAGGCGATCGGCCGCCTCACCTTTTCCAGTGGGACTCAAGAGTTGTATGATATCCAAGTCCTGGCTGGAGTCAATCGTCCTACCCTGTTAAATCTGGAAAAACCCGCGACTCGCCAAGCGTTTACTGCTCCTGACTTTGCCTATTGGTTGCGTCCGTCCTCAGAAATACGAGATTCTAGCGATCCAGGGTAG
- a CDS encoding B12-binding domain-containing radical SAM protein produces the protein MKVLLIYPVFPQTFWSYDTLLDLIDLKVLFPPLGLITVAGILPQEWEFKLCDRNVRPVSEAEWEWADLVILSAMIVQKQDLIDQIQEAKKRGKLVAVGGPYPTSVPDEAQAAGADFLVLDEGEITLPLLVEALEKGETSGILRATEKPDVTTTPIPRYDLLEFDAYDSMSVQFSRGCPFQCEFCDIITLYGRKPRTKDPQQLLKELDYLYELGWRRGVFMVDDNFIGNKRNVKRLLKELKVWQAEHSYPFRFNTEASVDLAQDPELMDLMVECYFDAVFLGIETPDEDSLTLTKKFQNTRGSLAEAVDTITRHGLRPMAGFIIGFDGEKKGAADRIIRFVEQAAIPTAMFGMLQALPTTALWDRLEKEGRLFYDGRQDINQRTLMNFIPTRPIEEIAQEFVDAFWTLYDPEVFLDRTYRCFLKLGAPKATPPAKIPNWKDIRALSIVVWRQGFKRKTRWKFWHHLFSILRQNPAVWEHYLIVCAHIEHFMVYRTIVRDDIQAQLQEFKQKQKQLQTTPSVLDSLAHS, from the coding sequence GTGAAGGTCTTATTAATTTATCCCGTATTTCCACAAACCTTTTGGTCTTATGATACCCTCCTGGACTTAATCGACCTGAAAGTGCTGTTTCCCCCGTTAGGATTAATCACGGTAGCGGGCATTTTACCGCAAGAGTGGGAATTTAAATTATGCGATCGCAACGTGCGCCCCGTCAGCGAAGCAGAATGGGAATGGGCCGATCTAGTTATCCTCTCAGCTATGATCGTCCAAAAACAAGACCTCATTGACCAAATTCAAGAAGCCAAAAAACGAGGTAAATTAGTCGCAGTCGGCGGCCCCTATCCCACCTCCGTCCCCGACGAAGCACAAGCGGCTGGAGCCGATTTTCTCGTCTTAGATGAAGGAGAAATCACCCTACCTTTACTCGTCGAAGCCTTAGAGAAAGGAGAAACAAGCGGCATCTTAAGAGCCACAGAAAAACCCGACGTAACCACCACCCCCATTCCCCGATACGACCTGCTAGAATTCGATGCCTATGACTCCATGTCCGTGCAATTTTCCCGTGGCTGTCCCTTTCAATGTGAATTCTGCGATATTATCACCCTCTATGGTCGTAAACCGCGCACCAAAGACCCCCAACAACTCCTAAAAGAACTCGACTACCTCTATGAATTGGGTTGGCGCAGAGGCGTATTCATGGTCGATGATAATTTTATCGGCAACAAACGCAATGTCAAACGACTCCTCAAAGAACTCAAAGTTTGGCAAGCAGAACATAGCTATCCCTTCAGATTTAACACCGAAGCATCCGTTGACTTAGCTCAAGATCCAGAACTGATGGATCTCATGGTCGAATGCTATTTTGATGCCGTCTTTTTAGGCATTGAAACCCCAGATGAAGACAGCCTAACCTTAACCAAAAAATTCCAAAATACAAGAGGCTCTCTAGCCGAAGCCGTCGATACCATCACTCGCCATGGTTTACGCCCCATGGCTGGATTTATCATTGGGTTTGATGGAGAGAAAAAAGGAGCCGCCGATCGCATCATTCGCTTTGTCGAACAAGCCGCCATTCCCACCGCCATGTTTGGCATGTTGCAAGCCCTACCCACAACCGCCCTATGGGATCGCTTAGAAAAAGAAGGACGGCTCTTTTATGATGGCAGACAAGATATCAATCAACGGACATTAATGAACTTTATTCCCACTCGTCCCATTGAAGAAATTGCCCAAGAATTTGTGGATGCTTTTTGGACATTATACGATCCAGAAGTATTTTTAGACCGCACCTATCGCTGTTTCCTCAAATTAGGAGCGCCCAAGGCAACTCCTCCAGCCAAAATCCCCAATTGGAAAGATATACGCGCCCTAAGTATTGTGGTTTGGCGACAAGGCTTTAAACGGAAAACGCGCTGGAAATTCTGGCATCACTTATTCTCAATTCTGCGACAAAATCCTGCCGTTTGGGAGCATTATTTAATCGTTTGTGCCCATATAGAACACTTTATGGTCTATCGCACCATTGTTCGAGATGATATTCAGGCGCAACTTCAAGAGTTTAAGCAGAAACAAAAACAACTGCAAACCACTCCATCTGTTCTCGATTCACTTGCTCATTCTTAA
- a CDS encoding phosphoribulokinase, translated as MPTRNLSNRPILLGIVGDSAAGKTTLTKGIAQVLGEDSVTVICTDDYHRYDRKQRAEMGISALHPDCNYLDIIQQHLGLLRTGQPILKPIYNHDTGMFDPPEYIEPKRFVIVEGLLSYSTRVARDSFDVKVYLAPPEDLRSQWKVKRDTRKRGYTEEQVMEQLRKRESDSEQFIRPQRQWSDIVVSFYPPEDRTEENDLLLDVRLVLRPTIPHPDFTGILEPSRSHLSSAIRLELDRDMNKPVDVLEVDGHATDEQVKELEKILCSDVPYLGKFCSLEGNEEIGKLVGTTGEILQSYPLALTQLLITYHMLKAANVYE; from the coding sequence ATGCCCACTCGTAACCTTTCCAATCGCCCAATTCTCCTTGGCATTGTCGGTGATAGCGCTGCTGGTAAAACTACCTTAACGAAGGGAATCGCTCAAGTTCTTGGAGAAGACAGCGTTACTGTGATTTGTACAGATGACTACCACCGATATGACCGTAAACAACGGGCAGAAATGGGCATCTCTGCACTGCACCCCGATTGTAATTATCTGGATATTATCCAACAACATCTAGGGCTACTGCGAACCGGTCAACCCATCCTCAAACCCATTTACAATCACGATACGGGGATGTTCGATCCCCCCGAATATATCGAACCCAAACGGTTTGTGATTGTTGAAGGACTCTTGAGTTATTCCACTCGCGTTGCCAGAGATAGCTTTGACGTTAAAGTTTATCTTGCTCCCCCCGAAGATCTCCGCAGTCAGTGGAAAGTTAAGCGCGATACCCGCAAACGCGGATACACAGAAGAACAGGTCATGGAGCAACTCCGCAAACGGGAATCTGACTCAGAGCAATTTATCCGTCCCCAACGACAATGGTCGGATATTGTCGTCAGTTTCTATCCTCCAGAAGATCGAACCGAAGAAAACGACCTCTTATTAGATGTGCGTTTAGTCTTGCGTCCTACCATTCCCCACCCTGATTTTACCGGTATTTTGGAACCGAGCCGATCGCACCTCAGTTCTGCTATCCGTCTCGAATTAGACCGGGACATGAATAAGCCCGTTGATGTCCTAGAAGTCGATGGTCATGCCACAGATGAACAAGTCAAAGAACTGGAAAAAATACTCTGTAGTGATGTACCTTATCTAGGAAAATTCTGTAGTTTAGAAGGCAATGAAGAAATTGGGAAACTGGTGGGCACAACCGGCGAAATTCTGCAAAGTTATCCCTTGGCACTCACTCAACTGTTGATTACTTATCATATGTTGAAAGCCGCCAATGTTTACGAGTAA